One segment of Primulina tabacum isolate GXHZ01 chromosome 6, ASM2559414v2, whole genome shotgun sequence DNA contains the following:
- the LOC142549099 gene encoding uncharacterized protein LOC142549099, with protein sequence MKRCELCELKAAIYCGSDKASLCWGCDARVHSANFLVARHSRYLLCGLCRSLTTWAATGAVLSPTMAVCEKCVDGKRGAAGAEVEERKEVVMQEEEENQIALPSESSSCSAEAVFSRKRRLENVSFVASDDDDPYCSSYELNVRSPSPAAVACVLKKEASPPQKLQRTTSFKMGEMGISESGILESLRRFHREELGSGLQMAECYTLSEDGPSAVDLSSCDSS encoded by the exons ATGAAGAGGTGTGAGTTGTGTGAATTGAAGGCTGCGATTTACTGTGGATCGGACAAGGCGAGCTTGTGCTGGGGTTGCGACGCTAGGGTTCATTCCGCCAACTTTCTGGTGGCGAGGCATTCCAGATATTTGCTCTGCGGACTGTGCCGGTCGCTGACGACGTGGGCTGCTACCGGTGCTGTTTTGAGCCCCACTATGGCGGTATGCGAGAAATGTGTTGACGGCAAGAGAGGAGCAGCTGGTGCTGAAGTTGAAGAAAGGAAGGAGGTGGTGATGCAGGAGGAGGAGGAGAATCAGATTGCGCTTCCGTCGGAGAGTAGTTCGTGTAGTGCCGAAGCGGTTTTTTCCAGGAAGCGCAGGCTTGAGAATGTCTCTTTTGTTGCGTCCGAT GATGATGATCCATATTGCTCGTCATATGAGCTCAACGTCCGCTCTCCGTCGCCAGCAGCGGTGGCGTGCGTTCTAAAGAAGGAAGCATCACCGCCGCAGAAATTACAGAGAACGACGTCGTTTAAAATGGGTGAGATGGGGATATCTGAATCGGGGATCTTGGAGAGTCTTCGAAGATTTCATCGCGAAGAACTGGGTTCCGGACTACAAATGGCGGAATGCTACACTCTAAGCGAAGATGGTCCCAGCGCCGTTGATCTCAGTTCCTGCGACTCTTCGTAG